A single region of the Capra hircus breed San Clemente chromosome 14, ASM170441v1, whole genome shotgun sequence genome encodes:
- the PSKH2 gene encoding LOW QUALITY PROTEIN: serine/threonine-protein kinase H2 (The sequence of the model RefSeq protein was modified relative to this genomic sequence to represent the inferred CDS: inserted 6 bases in 4 codons; deleted 1 base in 1 codon), with protein sequence MMQDIKTFIGTSSFXEVVRVELKTTEKPFAIQVMETRMREGREVCSLSYLSYGGVSHRSIIQLLEIFGAQDRVYMVVGLGPEREFFDRLISQGSFIEQDAVRIPHVVADGMRYVHASKITNRDLKLEKLLHDHPGVDSNILITDFDLAHSRNKGGDWTVRMFCGTPEYIAPKVLLRKSYISTADVWXLIEYVLLGRSLSFDDESHVRLYGKILKGKDSYTGEPWPGFLYWVKNFIGKLVXLGGNHRLSAGQAWNHSWVITMAVGSSMKTLQGSFPXESHQGTSPHPQSPGSAQSSKAYSYHKSRHTWSKRSLRVEESPQPVL encoded by the exons ATGATGCAG GATATCAAGACTTTTATTGGGACCAGCAGTT AGGAGGTGGTCAGGGTGGAGCTGAAGACCACCGAGAAACCTTTTGCAATACAAGTGATGGAAACCAGAATGAGAGAAGGCAGAGAGGTGTGTAGTCTGAGCTACCTCTCCTATGGGGGGGTTAGCCACCGTTCCATCATCCAGCTCCTGGAGATCTTTGGGGCCCAAGATCGAGTTTACATGGTGGTGGGGTTGGGTCCAGAAAGGGAGTTCTTTGATCGGCTTATCTCTCAGGGATCCTTTATAGAGCAGGATGCTGTCAGAATCCCCCACGTGGTTGCTGATGGCATGAGGTATGTGCATGCATCAAAAATAACT AACAGGGACCTAAAGCTTGAAAAGCTCTTGCACGATCACCCAGGAGTAGACTCAAACATTTTAATCACAGACTTTGATTTGGCACACTCTAGGAACAAAGGGGGTGACTGGACAGTGAGGATGTTCTGTGGGACCCCAGAGTACATAGCTCCCAAAGTTTTGCTGAGAAAATCCTATATCAGCACAGCTGACGTGTG ACTAATCGAGTATGTGTTACTTGGCAGATCCCTGTCTTTTGACGATGAAAGCCATGTGAGGCTTTACGGGAAGATTCTGAAAGGCAAAGATAGTTATACAGGAGAG CCTTGGCCAGGTTTTTTATACTGGGTGAAGAACTTTATAGGCAAACTGG ATTTGGGGGGTAATCATCGCTTGTCAGCTGGGCAGGCCTGGAACCACTCCTGGGTCATCACCATGGCTGTAGGGTCTTCCATGAAGACTCTTCAAGGGTCATTTCC GGAATCTCATCAGGGCACATCTCCGCATCCACAGAGTCCTGGATCTGCACAGTCTTCGAAGGCATATTCTTATCACAAATCAAGGCATACGTGGAGCAAGAGAAGCTTAAGGGTAGAAGAATCACCACAACCTGTACTTTAG